The stretch of DNA GCAAATCATCCGTGATCTATTCGGAATTTTAAAGCCAGATGGATATCGGCAGTTTAACACTGCTTATGTAGAAATACCTAAAAAGATGGGAAAAAGTGAGCTTGCCGCAGCAATTGCACTTCTCCTCACTTGCGGTGATGGTGAAGAACGGGCGGAGGTGTATGGTTGTGCCGCCGATCGCCAGCAGGCATCAATTGTATTTGAAGTAGCAGCCGATATGGTGAGAATGTGTCCAGCGCTGAATAAACGAGTAAAGTTGCTTGCTTCAACTAAGCGATTGGTGTACCTGCCGACCAACAGCTTCTATCAGGTATTGTCGGCTGAAGCCTACTCCAAACACGGCTTCAATATACATGGTGTTGTTTTTGATGAACTTCATACTCAGCCAAATCGGAAACTATTTGATGTTATGACGAAAGGATCTGGGGATGCAAGGACCCAACCGCTGTATTTTCTTATCACCACTGCGGGGACGGATACTCAGAGTATCTGCTACGAAACACACCAAAAAGCGGTTGATATTATTGAGGGCAGAAAATACGATCCTACCTTTTATCCCGTAATCTATGGCGCCAAAGAAGAGGATGATTGGACAGATCCAAAAGTGTGGAAGAAAGCAAATCCAAGCTTGGGAATTACGGTGGGGATTGACAAGGTAAGGGCTGCTTGTGAAAGTGCAAAGCAAAACCCTGCTGAAGAGAACAGCTTCAGGCAGTTAAGATTGAATCAGTGGGTTAAACAGTCTGTCCGTTGGATGCCAATGGCAAAGTGGGATGCCTGTGCATTTCCAGTTATACCAGAAAGTCTTGAAGGGCGGGTATGTTATGGGGGTCTTGACCTATCTTCTACAACAGACATTACAGCCTTTGTGTTGGTGTTCCCACCAGAGGATGAAACAGATAAATACATTGTTCTTCCGTATTTTTGGATGCCAGAGGACAACATTGACCTCCGAGTCCGAAGAGACCATGTGCAATACGATCTTTGGGAGAAGCAAGGGTATATTCTAACCACAGAAGGCAATGTAGTGCATTACGGCTACATTGAGCGGTTTATTGAAGAACTGGGCGAAAAGTATAACATTCGAGAAATTGCGTTTGACCGTTGGGGAGCTGTTCAAATGGTTCAGAACCTTGAAGGATTAGGCTTTACTGTCGTTCCTTTCGGTCAAGGCTTTAAAGATATGTCACCACCAACCAAAGAACTGATGAAATTGACATTAGAAGAAAGAATAGCACACGGTGGGCATCCAGTGCTTCGTTGGATGATGGACAACATCTTTATAAAAACTGATCCGGCGGGCAACGTGAAGCCGGATAAAGAAAAAAGTACAGAA from Bacillus xiapuensis encodes:
- a CDS encoding terminase large subunit — encoded protein: MRKLKKYKPTAFIADGSYYDKDAADYAVAFIEALSHTKGLWAGKPFELIDWQEQIIRDLFGILKPDGYRQFNTAYVEIPKKMGKSELAAAIALLLTCGDGEERAEVYGCAADRQQASIVFEVAADMVRMCPALNKRVKLLASTKRLVYLPTNSFYQVLSAEAYSKHGFNIHGVVFDELHTQPNRKLFDVMTKGSGDARTQPLYFLITTAGTDTQSICYETHQKAVDIIEGRKYDPTFYPVIYGAKEEDDWTDPKVWKKANPSLGITVGIDKVRAACESAKQNPAEENSFRQLRLNQWVKQSVRWMPMAKWDACAFPVIPESLEGRVCYGGLDLSSTTDITAFVLVFPPEDETDKYIVLPYFWMPEDNIDLRVRRDHVQYDLWEKQGYILTTEGNVVHYGYIERFIEELGEKYNIREIAFDRWGAVQMVQNLEGLGFTVVPFGQGFKDMSPPTKELMKLTLEERIAHGGHPVLRWMMDNIFIKTDPAGNVKPDKEKSTEKIDGAVATIMALDRAIRCGSGNSGDSVYDERGLIVF